One genomic window of Halogeometricum sp. S3BR5-2 includes the following:
- a CDS encoding pyruvoyl-dependent arginine decarboxylase yields MSTIYVVRGAGTAPTKMASYDAALAAANVHNYNLVPVSSVIPAGATVEAVDVAPDLGPAGNRLTVVEARATTGGVGTVSAGLGWTTGPGPGLFYEASGENPDAVRRAVKEGLDAGRGLREWDFEDERVSLATAENDGEGYTTAVALAAYGRSEPIL; encoded by the coding sequence ATGAGCACCATCTACGTCGTCCGCGGCGCGGGCACCGCCCCCACGAAGATGGCGTCCTACGACGCCGCCCTCGCGGCGGCCAACGTCCACAACTACAACCTCGTCCCCGTCTCCTCGGTCATCCCCGCCGGGGCGACGGTGGAAGCGGTCGACGTCGCCCCGGACCTCGGCCCGGCGGGCAACCGACTCACCGTCGTCGAGGCGCGGGCGACCACCGGCGGCGTCGGCACCGTCTCGGCGGGTCTCGGCTGGACGACCGGTCCCGGTCCGGGCCTGTTCTACGAGGCGTCCGGCGAGAACCCCGACGCGGTCCGCCGCGCAGTCAAAGAGGGTCTCGACGCGGGCCGCGGCCTCCGCGAGTGGGACTTCGAGGACGAACGCGTCTCGCTGGCGACCGCCGAGAACGACGGCGAGGGGTACACCACCGCCGTCGCCCTCGCCGCCTACGGGCGGAGCGAACCCATCCTCTGA
- a CDS encoding DUF5811 family protein, translating into MNGNNPYAGAPGVVDAGRPEESELSASEVRHLREAVAGIVSRTQTYLPEGYAVGSELSYGSNGPQATVAVHPPVGRPISAGFTPDEEDLESGLTDDDRDEVARGLAASAAFQVMSAVGDDLTPTAR; encoded by the coding sequence ATGAACGGAAACAACCCCTACGCGGGCGCACCCGGTGTGGTGGACGCGGGTCGCCCCGAGGAATCGGAACTCTCGGCGTCGGAGGTACGGCACCTCCGCGAGGCCGTCGCCGGCATCGTCTCGCGCACGCAGACGTACCTCCCGGAGGGTTACGCCGTGGGCTCGGAGCTCTCGTACGGGTCGAACGGGCCGCAGGCCACCGTCGCCGTCCACCCGCCGGTCGGTCGGCCCATCAGCGCCGGCTTCACCCCGGACGAGGAGGACCTGGAGTCGGGGCTCACCGACGACGACCGCGACGAAGTCGCTCGCGGCCTCGCCGCCTCGGCGGCGTTCCAGGTGATGAGCGCCGTCGGCGACGACCTGACGCCGACCGCTCGGTAA
- a CDS encoding TVP38/TMEM64 family protein produces the protein MRTRLFASAAARRAALVRLGLLAAVVAAAALAVRAYAPFLLDPEWIRSAVAGLGPYAAPAFVLVQALQVIFAPIPGQALGVVGGYLFGVAAGTAYSMLGVLAGSAVVFALARRYGRPFVERVVADDVLDRFDAFAESHGVVGLFVVFLLPTFPDDAVCALAGLTGIRLRTFLALVLVGRLPTFVLVALAGDEFASGRAAVAFGVLAAVALLSAVVYLARRRTSESDPA, from the coding sequence ATGCGGACGCGACTGTTCGCGTCCGCGGCGGCCCGCCGGGCGGCGCTCGTCCGACTCGGCCTCCTCGCCGCCGTCGTCGCCGCCGCCGCCCTCGCCGTCCGCGCGTACGCCCCGTTCCTCCTCGACCCAGAGTGGATACGGTCGGCGGTGGCCGGCCTCGGCCCGTACGCCGCCCCGGCGTTCGTGCTCGTACAGGCGCTCCAGGTGATCTTCGCGCCGATTCCGGGACAGGCGCTCGGCGTCGTCGGCGGCTACCTGTTCGGCGTCGCGGCCGGGACGGCCTACAGCATGCTCGGCGTCCTCGCCGGGAGCGCCGTCGTGTTCGCCCTCGCGCGGCGGTACGGCCGCCCGTTCGTCGAACGGGTCGTCGCCGACGACGTTCTCGACCGCTTCGACGCCTTCGCCGAGAGTCACGGCGTCGTCGGCCTCTTCGTCGTCTTCCTCCTGCCGACGTTCCCCGACGACGCCGTCTGCGCGCTGGCCGGTCTGACGGGGATTCGCCTGCGAACTTTCCTCGCCCTCGTCCTCGTCGGCCGCCTCCCGACGTTCGTCCTCGTCGCCCTCGCCGGCGACGAGTTCGCCTCCGGTCGGGCGGCGGTGGCCTTCGGCGTCCTCGCCGCCGTCGCCCTGCTCTCGGCGGTGGTCTACCTCGCCCGCCGCCGGACCTCGGAGTCCGACCCCGCGTGA
- a CDS encoding NOB1 family endonuclease, translating into MQVLDSSAFIHEYHTDDQTASIPLVAEELEGEASFRFDAMEGAGMHVHIPASGTVEKIRRAAGETGDRETLSDTDIRLLAAAFELDATLVTDDYAMQNVAERVNVSVNAIAQDGIEEQRDWRFQCQGCGREFDEKKERCPICGSDLARKNPA; encoded by the coding sequence ATGCAGGTTCTCGACTCTTCCGCGTTCATCCACGAGTATCACACCGACGACCAGACGGCCTCTATCCCCCTCGTTGCAGAGGAGTTGGAGGGAGAGGCCTCCTTCCGATTCGACGCGATGGAGGGGGCGGGGATGCACGTCCACATCCCGGCGTCGGGCACCGTCGAGAAGATTCGCCGCGCCGCCGGCGAGACGGGCGACCGGGAGACGCTCTCGGACACCGACATCCGCCTCCTCGCGGCCGCCTTCGAACTCGACGCCACCCTCGTCACCGACGACTACGCGATGCAGAACGTCGCCGAACGGGTCAACGTGTCCGTGAACGCCATCGCGCAGGACGGTATCGAGGAGCAACGCGACTGGCGGTTCCAGTGTCAGGGCTGCGGCCGCGAGTTCGACGAGAAGAAGGAGCGCTGTCCCATCTGCGGCAGCGACCTCGCGCGAAAGAACCCCGCGTAA
- a CDS encoding PAS domain-containing sensor histidine kinase codes for MYPLILHETPNPTVVTDESFAIVDVNQACLEFTGYSREEMLGTLPMFLVNDPEVYESMTARLAAGEPWEGELEAVTKSGERVYGRGTTFPLVDDGELVGYTGIFIDLSERRRSEQTVSVLNRVLRHNVRNDANVVGGVLSTVRDAVPPAERELVDRAIRRVDRLLERAETARDLHELLERSSSVLAPVDLGETVETVVDEIRNETPITHAACDDEVTFHLDLPDSPLWVLADEALPRAVGAVVENAVEYNDDEEATVWVSAAATDAEATLTVEDDGPGIDADRSEYLFGRTEESQLRHGQGLSLFFVDRLLAFYGGSVRYRPRDPTGSAFELRFRRVDSSD; via the coding sequence GTGTATCCGTTGATACTCCACGAAACGCCCAACCCGACGGTGGTGACCGACGAGTCCTTCGCCATCGTCGACGTGAATCAGGCCTGTCTGGAGTTCACCGGCTACTCCCGCGAGGAGATGCTGGGGACCCTCCCGATGTTTCTCGTGAACGACCCCGAGGTGTACGAGTCGATGACCGCCCGCCTCGCCGCCGGCGAACCGTGGGAGGGGGAGTTGGAGGCGGTCACGAAGTCGGGGGAACGCGTCTACGGTCGCGGGACGACGTTTCCGCTCGTCGACGACGGCGAACTGGTCGGCTACACGGGCATCTTCATCGACCTCTCGGAGCGCCGTCGGAGCGAGCAGACGGTCAGCGTGCTGAACCGGGTGCTCAGACACAACGTCCGGAACGACGCGAACGTCGTCGGCGGCGTGCTCTCGACGGTGCGGGACGCCGTCCCGCCCGCGGAGCGCGAACTCGTCGACCGGGCGATACGGCGCGTCGACCGACTGCTCGAACGGGCCGAGACGGCCCGCGACCTACACGAACTCCTCGAACGCTCCTCGTCGGTGCTCGCTCCCGTGGACCTCGGAGAGACGGTGGAGACGGTCGTCGACGAAATCCGGAACGAGACCCCGATAACGCACGCGGCGTGCGACGACGAGGTCACCTTCCACCTCGACCTCCCCGACAGTCCCCTCTGGGTGCTCGCGGACGAGGCGCTTCCCCGGGCCGTCGGCGCCGTCGTGGAGAACGCCGTCGAGTACAACGACGACGAGGAGGCCACCGTGTGGGTGTCGGCGGCGGCGACGGACGCGGAGGCGACGCTGACCGTCGAGGACGACGGACCGGGTATCGACGCCGACCGCTCGGAGTACCTGTTCGGCCGCACCGAGGAGTCCCAACTCAGACACGGACAGGGGCTCAGCCTCTTTTTCGTCGACCGACTGCTGGCGTTCTACGGGGGGTCGGTGCGCTACCGGCCGCGCGACCCGACGGGTAGCGCGTTCGAACTTCGATTCCGGCGCGTCGACTCGTCCGACTGA
- the pan2 gene encoding proteasome-activating nucleotidase Pan2: MSRSPSLPERPRLDLDPEMSDAERLSALRQHFERLTEVNRELDDRLSEATDRRDDLQDEVDQLKRRNETLKTSSLYIATVEEVTDDGVVIKQHGNNQEVLTDTSPHLESQVEAGDRVAINDSFAIQSVLDDETDSRAQAMEVDASPDVTYDDIGGIDEQVREVREAVEDPLTNPEMFEKVGVEPPSGVLLHGPPGTGKTMLAKAVANETDATFIKMAGSELVRKFIGEGSRLVRDLFELAADREPAVIFIDEIDAVASKRTDSKTSGDAEVQRTMMQLLSEMDGFDDRGEIRIIAATNRFDMLDEAILRPGRFDRLIEVPNPGHEGRVKILEIHTQNMNVADGVDFEELAEELDGYSGADIASLTTEAGMYAIRDERTEVRREDFDDALEKLRDAEESTSIPGFTDYQY, encoded by the coding sequence ATGTCTAGAAGCCCCTCGCTTCCCGAACGCCCTCGGCTCGACCTCGACCCCGAGATGTCGGACGCCGAACGGTTGTCTGCGCTCAGACAGCACTTCGAGCGTCTCACGGAGGTCAACCGAGAACTCGACGACCGCCTCTCGGAGGCGACAGACCGTCGGGACGACCTGCAGGACGAGGTCGACCAACTGAAGCGTCGCAACGAGACGCTGAAGACCTCCTCTCTGTACATCGCGACGGTCGAAGAGGTCACCGACGACGGCGTCGTCATCAAGCAACACGGCAACAACCAGGAGGTCCTCACCGACACCTCCCCCCACCTCGAATCGCAGGTGGAGGCCGGCGACCGGGTGGCCATCAACGACTCCTTCGCCATCCAGTCCGTCCTCGACGACGAGACGGACTCCCGCGCGCAGGCGATGGAGGTCGACGCCTCGCCCGACGTGACGTACGACGACATCGGCGGCATCGACGAGCAGGTCCGCGAGGTCCGAGAAGCCGTCGAGGACCCCCTCACGAACCCCGAGATGTTCGAGAAGGTCGGCGTCGAACCGCCGTCCGGCGTCCTCCTGCACGGTCCGCCGGGCACCGGGAAGACGATGCTGGCGAAGGCCGTCGCCAACGAGACGGACGCGACGTTCATCAAGATGGCCGGCTCCGAACTCGTCCGGAAGTTCATCGGCGAGGGTTCCCGCCTCGTCCGCGACCTCTTCGAACTCGCGGCCGACCGCGAACCCGCCGTCATCTTCATCGACGAGATAGACGCCGTCGCCTCGAAACGCACGGACTCGAAGACGTCCGGCGACGCCGAGGTTCAGCGGACGATGATGCAACTCCTGTCCGAGATGGACGGCTTCGACGACAGGGGCGAAATCCGCATCATCGCGGCGACGAACCGCTTCGACATGCTCGACGAGGCCATCCTCCGACCGGGCCGCTTCGACCGCCTCATCGAGGTGCCGAACCCCGGCCACGAGGGTCGCGTGAAGATTCTCGAGATTCACACCCAGAACATGAACGTCGCCGACGGCGTGGACTTCGAGGAACTCGCCGAGGAACTCGACGGCTACTCCGGCGCGGACATCGCCTCGCTGACGACGGAGGCGGGGATGTACGCCATTCGCGACGAGCGAACCGAGGTCCGCCGCGAGGACTTCGACGACGCCCTCGAGAAACTCCGCGACGCCGAGGAATCGACGTCGATTCCGGGCTTCACCGACTACCAGTACTGA
- a CDS encoding glucose-6-phosphate isomerase: MRVDLGNALSTTPGVSESSLERLDEQVAAAHETIEEGRENAEHGYAALNLPDTADPDAIRSAVEPFDAPEAVVTVGIGGSALGAATLSSALAEPSDPDAYYLDNVDPERVTRLLSTLDLSETVVNVVSRSGTTAETLSNFLVVREAMDDAGVDWTDRTFVTTGEEGNLRNLAEKHDLPSLPVPDGVPGRFSALSTVGLAVAAIQGHDLDALLAGARAESERLSGSLFESPAYAYGAASYALANRGALTNAMMPYAEDLEYFAEWFAQLWAESLGKDGLGQTPARALGATDQHSQLQLYRAGPRDKLVTLVRPTERADRGIPETDLEGLSYLGGSSLGELLDAEFEATEASLAAAGVPNVRVEIDAVDERGLGELLYGMEAACVLYGELAGVSTFTQPAVEWGKRAARGLLGGGDFEEADAVSEKTSLVVE, from the coding sequence ATGCGAGTAGACCTCGGTAACGCGCTCTCGACGACGCCCGGCGTCTCGGAGTCGTCGCTCGAACGGTTGGACGAACAGGTGGCGGCGGCGCACGAAACCATCGAGGAAGGGAGAGAGAACGCCGAACACGGCTACGCCGCGCTGAACCTTCCCGACACCGCCGACCCCGACGCGATTCGGTCGGCCGTCGAACCGTTCGACGCCCCCGAGGCCGTCGTCACCGTCGGCATCGGCGGGAGCGCCCTCGGCGCGGCGACGCTCTCCTCGGCGCTGGCGGAGCCCTCGGACCCCGACGCCTACTACCTCGACAACGTCGACCCAGAGCGCGTCACGCGCCTGCTGTCGACGCTGGACCTCTCGGAGACGGTGGTCAACGTCGTCTCGCGGTCGGGCACGACGGCGGAGACGCTGTCGAACTTCCTCGTCGTCCGGGAGGCGATGGACGACGCCGGCGTCGACTGGACCGACCGGACGTTCGTGACCACCGGCGAGGAGGGCAATCTCAGAAACCTGGCCGAGAAACACGACCTGCCCTCGCTGCCGGTTCCGGACGGGGTACCGGGTCGGTTCTCCGCGCTGTCGACGGTCGGACTGGCGGTGGCGGCGATTCAGGGACACGACCTGGACGCTCTCCTCGCCGGCGCCCGCGCGGAGTCCGAACGGCTCTCGGGGTCGCTGTTCGAGTCGCCCGCCTACGCCTACGGCGCCGCGTCGTACGCACTGGCCAACCGGGGCGCGCTGACGAACGCGATGATGCCCTACGCCGAGGACTTGGAGTACTTCGCCGAGTGGTTCGCGCAACTGTGGGCCGAGAGCCTGGGGAAGGACGGACTGGGCCAGACGCCCGCGCGCGCCCTCGGCGCGACGGACCAACACTCCCAACTGCAACTCTACCGCGCCGGCCCGCGCGACAAACTCGTGACGCTCGTTCGACCGACTGAGCGCGCGGACCGCGGAATCCCGGAGACGGACTTAGAGGGTCTCTCCTACCTCGGCGGGTCGTCGCTCGGGGAACTCTTGGATGCCGAGTTCGAGGCGACGGAGGCGAGTCTCGCCGCCGCGGGCGTTCCGAACGTGCGCGTCGAGATAGACGCGGTGGACGAACGCGGACTGGGCGAACTGCTGTACGGGATGGAGGCCGCGTGCGTGCTGTACGGCGAACTCGCCGGCGTCTCGACGTTCACCCAACCCGCCGTCGAGTGGGGCAAGCGCGCCGCGCGGGGACTGCTCGGCGGCGGCGACTTCGAGGAGGCCGACGCGGTGTCCGAGAAGACGAGCCTCGTCGTCGAGTAG
- a CDS encoding CPBP family intramembrane glutamic endopeptidase, translated as MASDVSSSSRSDLRTALRTFGGVVVVVLLVLVCATIFVSFGTALLRAVGVDPSGALGTALVSASQFVGFGVAAVGYLTVTEQWDLIYRRLPTGRDLKWAAVGFGVLFGLYLLISFGLTQLGVDTGDSAVAATAEGQPILFLYYIPVTLLLVAPMEELVFRGAVQGLFRREYGVPFAIAASSAVFASIHFTSFTGEGALVSLVVVLVLGGVLGLIYEKSESLLVPVAAHGLYNTVQFVASYALAVGLISG; from the coding sequence ATGGCATCCGACGTCTCCTCGTCCTCGCGGTCGGACCTCCGGACGGCCCTCCGCACGTTCGGCGGCGTCGTCGTCGTCGTACTCCTCGTCCTCGTCTGCGCCACGATATTCGTCTCGTTCGGGACGGCCCTCCTCCGGGCCGTCGGCGTCGACCCCAGCGGGGCGCTCGGAACGGCGCTGGTCAGCGCCTCCCAGTTCGTCGGCTTCGGCGTCGCCGCCGTCGGCTACCTCACGGTGACCGAACAGTGGGACCTGATATATCGTCGGCTCCCGACCGGACGCGACCTGAAGTGGGCGGCCGTCGGGTTCGGGGTCCTCTTCGGTCTCTATCTGCTCATCAGTTTCGGGCTCACGCAGTTGGGCGTCGACACCGGCGATAGCGCCGTCGCGGCGACGGCGGAGGGCCAGCCGATTCTGTTCCTCTACTACATCCCCGTCACCCTCCTCCTCGTCGCGCCGATGGAGGAACTCGTCTTCCGCGGAGCGGTGCAGGGGCTGTTCCGCCGCGAGTACGGCGTCCCGTTCGCCATCGCGGCGTCGAGCGCGGTGTTCGCGTCCATCCACTTCACCTCCTTCACGGGCGAGGGGGCGCTGGTGTCGCTCGTCGTCGTCCTCGTCCTCGGGGGGGTGCTCGGCCTGATTTACGAGAAGAGCGAGAGCCTGCTCGTGCCCGTCGCCGCCCACGGCCTCTACAACACCGTCCAGTTCGTCGCCAGTTACGCGCTGGCGGTGGGGCTGATTTCGGGGTAG
- a CDS encoding DUF7405 family protein: MPCSHAAGGGGDEERGERTDEGVARREFMKSALLIGGASALATSGAVVGFSGTAGAAPATAAERDNRQHAWNRFLTDSDTSPAGVDFHVLLCLNYRGAGEPSPADRAEMEGALSQLEEAFEWSDRGLLFTVSYGQPYWDRFDDALPSGARLLDNRASTDAMVKRTPGTYEAFEDPQLEPYDLFVDLASDNVTNILAAEEALWGNCEELEEVEIAHTFEGLFEKPEAYPDRRTGFVGVGVAGDDTEAVRAHEGFGNPNEDIPEDAQLTMGFRSSFEDNANQEENVTLVHDQRFDDGEARPPGQFAQGTVQHLSRLEVDLITWYGDSLTSRRTRMFSPRHDLENTGVTGRKLGDRSDPGGYPMRDDDAESDVARETIDAARAVKEVIESGGEEGLEAAVDEGNVIGHAQKLARARIDHGTRVGDGERCGRLEPLLLRRDFNSLDGTGADLPNADEMAPDERSIPPNSALHFLALMRFNEDMVTTRRAMNEIAFSSPDGSVRHDPVPEVEAELDAHGIQEYILATRRGNFLVPPITLRSLPTPRALDLDIEVSPDPLPAEGYLPVELRSTEDVHVADLDAGTLRFGPRTEVDQGRGATVERVYGDSHGDGLDERIALFRVEEAGFEDGDGVGRLFGKTRDGVAVTAEAAVSVE, translated from the coding sequence ATGCCATGTAGTCACGCGGCGGGCGGTGGCGGCGACGAGGAACGGGGCGAACGAACGGACGAGGGCGTCGCGCGTCGGGAGTTCATGAAATCGGCCCTCCTCATCGGCGGAGCGAGCGCGTTAGCGACGTCCGGTGCCGTCGTCGGGTTCTCCGGTACCGCCGGAGCCGCGCCCGCGACCGCAGCCGAGCGCGACAACAGACAGCACGCCTGGAACCGGTTTCTGACCGATTCCGATACGTCCCCGGCGGGGGTCGACTTCCACGTACTCCTGTGTCTGAACTACCGAGGCGCGGGGGAGCCGTCGCCCGCGGACCGGGCCGAGATGGAGGGTGCGCTCTCGCAACTGGAGGAGGCGTTCGAGTGGAGCGACCGCGGACTGCTCTTCACCGTCAGCTACGGGCAACCCTACTGGGACCGGTTCGACGACGCGCTTCCGAGCGGTGCCCGCCTCCTCGATAACCGGGCGTCGACGGACGCGATGGTCAAGCGGACCCCGGGGACGTACGAGGCGTTCGAGGACCCGCAACTCGAACCGTACGACCTCTTCGTCGACCTCGCCAGCGACAACGTGACGAACATCCTCGCGGCCGAGGAAGCGCTGTGGGGCAACTGCGAGGAACTCGAGGAGGTCGAAATCGCTCATACGTTCGAGGGACTCTTCGAGAAGCCCGAAGCCTACCCCGACCGCCGAACCGGGTTCGTCGGCGTCGGCGTCGCCGGCGACGACACCGAGGCGGTCCGGGCCCACGAGGGGTTCGGCAACCCCAACGAGGACATACCCGAGGACGCACAGCTCACGATGGGTTTCCGGTCGTCCTTCGAGGACAACGCGAACCAGGAGGAGAACGTGACGCTCGTCCACGACCAGCGGTTCGACGACGGCGAGGCCCGACCGCCGGGGCAGTTCGCTCAAGGGACCGTCCAACACCTCTCCCGGTTGGAGGTGGACCTTATCACCTGGTACGGTGACAGCCTCACCTCCCGTCGGACCCGGATGTTCAGCCCGCGTCACGACCTCGAAAACACCGGCGTGACCGGGCGGAAACTCGGAGACCGAAGCGACCCCGGCGGGTATCCCATGCGGGACGACGACGCGGAGTCCGACGTGGCGCGGGAGACTATCGACGCCGCGCGCGCGGTCAAGGAGGTCATCGAATCGGGCGGCGAAGAGGGGTTGGAGGCGGCCGTCGACGAGGGAAACGTCATCGGGCACGCTCAGAAGCTCGCGCGCGCCCGTATCGACCACGGCACCCGCGTCGGCGACGGCGAGCGATGCGGTCGGTTGGAACCGTTGCTCCTCCGCCGCGACTTCAACTCCCTGGACGGGACCGGAGCGGACCTGCCGAACGCCGACGAGATGGCCCCCGACGAGCGGTCGATACCGCCCAACTCGGCCCTGCACTTCCTCGCGCTGATGCGCTTCAACGAGGACATGGTCACGACCCGGCGGGCGATGAACGAGATAGCGTTCAGCTCACCCGACGGTAGCGTTCGCCACGACCCGGTCCCCGAGGTCGAAGCGGAACTCGACGCGCACGGGATTCAGGAGTACATCCTCGCCACCCGGCGGGGGAACTTCCTCGTGCCGCCGATAACGCTGCGCTCCCTGCCGACGCCGCGCGCGTTGGACCTCGATATCGAGGTCAGTCCCGACCCGCTTCCGGCCGAGGGGTATCTCCCAGTCGAGCTCAGATCGACCGAAGACGTACACGTCGCCGACCTCGACGCGGGCACGCTCCGGTTCGGCCCGCGAACGGAGGTCGACCAGGGTCGAGGGGCGACCGTCGAGCGCGTGTACGGCGACTCGCACGGCGACGGCCTCGACGAGCGCATCGCGCTCTTCCGGGTCGAAGAGGCCGGCTTCGAGGACGGCGACGGCGTCGGACGGCTCTTCGGAAAGACGCGCGACGGCGTCGCCGTGACGGCCGAGGCGGCGGTGTCCGTCGAGTAG
- the infB gene encoding translation initiation factor IF-2 has translation MSDTDADADAPPATESNALRTPIVAVLGHVDHGKTTLLDKIRGSAVSEGEAGAITQHIGATAVPLETVSQMAGSLVKPEDFDLPGLLFIDTPGHHSFSTLRSRGGALADIAIVVVDVNDGFQPQTLEALDILKRTGTPFVVAANKIDTTPGWNPQDGSPIQGSYESQSDSARGRLDENLYEIIGNLSDEGFSADLYWRVQNFQKNVGVVPLSAMTGEGIPDLLAVLMGLSQRYMKEEMEIDISGPGAGTVLEVKEERGFGATVDVVLYDGSVREDDTIVVGGVNGPIVTEVRALLQPRPNAEIRTEKRFDKVDEVRAAAGIKIAAPDLDDAMAGAPIRVVRDRSEEDVIDDVTSELAEIEVDTADEGVVVKADTLGSLEAMANALKEAEVPILRAEVGDIAPRDVAVASTAREMEHKVILGFNVDVLPNAEDELDTSDVRLFEDDVIYQLIEEYEGFVDERQRAQQETVLDKIIRPCRFRILEDHVFRQSGPAVVGVEVLSGTLKNNTNVAKWEGSKPTRVGQLSGIQEQGEDVSEVRAGNRVSIAIDGPTVGRQIDEGDELWTELPEKHAKILEQELSDEIPADELEALTGYLDKHRQRDPFWGK, from the coding sequence ATGTCTGACACCGACGCCGACGCTGACGCCCCTCCCGCAACCGAATCGAACGCACTCCGGACGCCCATCGTCGCCGTTCTCGGGCACGTCGACCACGGCAAGACGACGCTGCTCGACAAGATACGCGGCTCGGCGGTCTCGGAGGGCGAAGCGGGCGCCATCACCCAGCACATCGGCGCCACGGCGGTCCCGCTCGAAACCGTCTCGCAGATGGCCGGGAGCCTCGTGAAACCGGAGGACTTCGACCTGCCCGGACTCCTGTTCATCGACACCCCGGGGCACCACTCGTTCTCGACGCTCCGGTCGCGCGGTGGCGCCCTCGCCGACATCGCCATCGTCGTCGTCGACGTGAACGACGGCTTCCAACCGCAGACGCTCGAAGCCCTCGACATCCTCAAGCGCACGGGCACGCCGTTCGTCGTCGCCGCGAACAAGATAGACACGACGCCCGGATGGAACCCGCAGGACGGGTCGCCCATCCAAGGGAGCTACGAGAGCCAATCCGACAGCGCCCGCGGGCGTCTGGACGAGAACCTCTACGAGATAATCGGGAACCTCTCCGACGAGGGGTTCTCCGCGGACCTCTACTGGCGCGTCCAGAACTTCCAGAAGAACGTCGGCGTCGTCCCCCTCTCGGCGATGACCGGCGAGGGCATCCCGGACCTCCTCGCCGTCCTGATGGGTCTCTCCCAGCGCTACATGAAAGAGGAGATGGAGATAGACATCTCCGGCCCCGGCGCGGGGACGGTCCTCGAAGTGAAGGAGGAGCGCGGGTTCGGCGCGACGGTGGACGTGGTACTGTACGACGGGAGCGTCCGGGAGGACGACACCATCGTCGTCGGCGGCGTCAACGGCCCCATCGTCACCGAGGTGCGCGCCCTCCTGCAACCCCGCCCGAACGCCGAGATTCGGACCGAGAAGCGGTTCGACAAGGTCGACGAGGTGCGCGCCGCGGCCGGGATAAAGATAGCCGCGCCGGACCTCGACGACGCGATGGCGGGCGCGCCCATCCGGGTCGTCCGCGATCGCTCCGAAGAGGACGTCATCGACGATGTCACCTCCGAACTGGCCGAGATAGAGGTCGACACGGCCGACGAGGGCGTCGTCGTCAAGGCCGACACCCTCGGCAGTCTGGAGGCGATGGCGAACGCGCTGAAGGAGGCGGAGGTGCCCATCCTCCGCGCCGAGGTGGGCGATATCGCACCGCGCGACGTGGCCGTCGCGTCGACGGCCCGCGAGATGGAGCACAAAGTCATCCTCGGGTTCAACGTCGACGTCCTGCCGAACGCCGAGGACGAACTCGACACCAGCGACGTGCGCCTGTTCGAGGACGACGTGATATATCAGCTCATCGAGGAGTACGAGGGCTTCGTCGACGAGCGACAGCGCGCACAGCAGGAGACGGTGCTGGACAAGATCATCCGGCCGTGCCGCTTCCGCATCCTCGAAGACCACGTCTTCCGGCAGTCCGGCCCCGCCGTCGTCGGCGTCGAGGTGCTGTCGGGCACGCTGAAGAACAACACGAACGTCGCCAAGTGGGAGGGGAGCAAGCCCACCCGCGTCGGCCAACTCTCGGGCATCCAAGAGCAGGGCGAGGACGTCTCGGAGGTCCGCGCCGGCAACCGCGTCTCCATCGCCATCGACGGTCCCACCGTCGGCCGGCAGATAGACGAGGGCGACGAACTGTGGACCGAACTCCCCGAGAAGCACGCGAAGATACTCGAACAGGAACTCTCCGACGAGATTCCGGCCGACGAACTCGAAGCGCTGACCGGTTACCTGGACAAACACCGCCAGCGCGACCCCTTCTGGGGCAAGTAG
- a CDS encoding PRC-barrel domain-containing protein, whose translation MADVLAENLSGKAVMGADGTELGMLYNITMNLKTGTLHDLLVSPHEEVRSEKIPFDRDEDGRFRVPVSSVQAVKDYIVVQR comes from the coding sequence ATGGCCGACGTACTCGCCGAGAACCTCTCCGGGAAGGCCGTCATGGGGGCCGACGGGACGGAACTCGGGATGCTGTACAACATCACGATGAATCTGAAGACCGGGACGCTGCACGACCTGCTCGTCTCGCCGCACGAGGAGGTCCGCTCCGAGAAGATTCCCTTCGACCGGGACGAAGACGGGCGCTTCCGCGTTCCCGTCTCCAGCGTTCAAGCCGTAAAAGACTACATCGTCGTCCAGCGATAA